The region TGAACAAAGGGCACATATTTGGGACGTCGGCTATGGAGCTATAGCTGATGATTATCTTCCGAGGGAAGGACGACTTCAACAGAGGAGATGAGAGTAGTAAGACATGAAAATGTGCAAGTGTTGGAGCCAAAAATAAGTTAAAAATGTTGCACATTTTTCTTCCAAGATGTAGTGCTGGTTGGTCATACTCATTTTGAGTATTGAGCATCTACCGTAGGCGGTTTAAGGTAAAATGAAAATTCAGAATGCCATGACTCTCTTCTCTACTAATTAGGAACCTCAATCCTATGCTTCTGGGGATTGGCTCTTACAATTGTTCTCTTTGGTATATAACCTCATAACTTTCTTTCCTCTGCTCATACAGAAGCAGATGAGTTTGCAAATTTTACACATGTATACTAAACTTAATTACACTTAAAAAGTGCCGAGAAACTAAGGTAGCTTACTAGCTATACACATAAGCTGTTGTATTTATATCCCTGACCTACGGCGTCTTTTAATATACTTCTAGAACTGGTGTTGCATAGCTATCAGGTATTTAATGGCAGAAAATGTAACGAAAACGGACTGCTAAAGAGCTCATAGTCAAAACAGAAGCTCACACCAAGAACTGGGGATTTCGTACCATTACAGTGAACTGCAACATAAACAGCATTGGTGTTTAGAGTTGTATAGAGCTCACGGTTTCAAAATCATAAAGGTCCCGAAAGCCGCAGAATGGCCTAAGACATTAAAGAATATTGGCTCCCAATTCATGATGAAGCTCCTGTATACCCAGAAGAGCAATTATCTTTACTATTTTTCTTAGGAATACATGTAGAATGATGCTACATTAATAGCTGGGACGTAAAGAAGGATGCCTAACATTTGCTGCTTGCCTGTATATTTGTTGGAAATCATTTAAACGTGTATCTATAAAGAAAGCGATTAATTTTTTGAGTAATTTTCTTCTCAAGTATTGTAAGCATTTGAAAAAGCAATTGCATAAAACACAAGTTAAAACACAACCCGGTACGATACTCTGTGATCTTATTACAAAATGTTCCTGATCTGCAACTGCAATAATAGAAAATGTCATCACATGTACATATCTACTGTAACTTTATGGGCAGACTATAAACACCATTTCATCAACGGTATTCTCCATATAACAAACACTTATCACAGACTTGCACCGCGTATAGATGACAAAATTTTGATGAAAAGTCGAAGCGTGATCCCGAAAAGCCTCGATCTCATACTTTAACAAAATTTGACAATGAAGATGCATCTAAAGCTGGAAACTCATTTGCGGCAGACAGTACAGAAAGTCCGAGTTTTAGAGCATCATCTTTAGTTGATGCCTGGGAAACAGTACCATCAATTTCAAATCTCCAGTAGCCGTAATACTTGGAGGAAATACAAAGATATAATATATCAGGGAAGACTTTTTCAATACCTCAATGTTGAGGGGCAAAACTGGGTCATGCAGAGAGAGTCTAAGGAGGAACCAGCCGCCATAACCAGAAACTCTGACCTGTTAatatgaaaagaaaagaaagcaaTGGATGCTGATGTCAAACTTCTTTTAAAACTAAATTCGGACTGAAATTTATAAAAAGATCAACAGTTTGAACTCACTAAATCAGTTTAAAAACTATGAATATAAACTAAACTAAAGATATTAATCTCATGCTAGATCTTTAGGCTGAAGTAACTAAATCAGTGACAGCTAAGACTGCAAGGAAATGATGGATACGTAGAATGGACAATTCTGATAAGAACCAAGACACTGTTTTAATTATCAAATCAGTAATCTTACGCCTTCATAGTTAACAGGAGCTTTCTGAAGCTTTGGATCTGAATCACTAATGTTCTCCAAATGTTTTAACACAGCCTCTCCATACTCCCGGAAAGATCTGAAATCATTATACCGAGTTAGCAAAATATACACAAGCCTTATATACTCATCCAAGTATTACCATAACCAGTAGCATACCTTCCCTTTAAGTCTGCATGTTTTTGATCAATCTTTATTCTGAGTTCAACAGCCACAGCTGGTTCTTCCAAACCATCCAGCAAATCTGTCAAAACTTGGCTGCCGCCTCCTAGTCCTGAAGCTCTGGCTGATGCAAGTTTGTTTAAAAGTTTGACCTGCAAGTAGTGCCGAGAGAAAACATATCAATATATCATGTATATGGTCAAGTGTTAATCGAATTACAACCTCAAGTGCCTGCTGGAAATACAAGTAATTGGTAAGGAAATCTGCAATGCTTTTTTTGGATTAATCCAATGTTGTAGGCAACACAATTTTTGAGACACATACAAACTAATTTGGTATTAAAACTTACCATGAGGTACGCACCATCATCGAGCCAGTGGTTCTCCTTGAGCGCACCATGACCACTAGTTTCAATGGCCAAATGTGATTCTTCTCCAACTGAGTTCTGAAAAGAAAATTCTTTCAttaacttaaattctgaagataATTTGTATCTATACTAAACTATAATAACCGAACAGGGGTATAATTTATAGTTTGTTTAACCCTGTTTTTGGTTATCCCTTTCGATCACGACCGTCAAATCTCTTAACCAAATGATCATAACCGTTAGATTCGAATACTAAAAAAAATACACCAGCCAAGCTtacaggttcgaatcccgccaacaacaaacatttatattattatttataaaataacaaataaatttcTAGGTTCGAATCCTgccaacaacaaacatttatattaatatttataaataaatacacTAACCAAGTTCACAGATTCAAACCCCGCCAACATCaaacatttaattattatttataaataaggtTAATGGTTcaaatctcatcaatcatatactattttATACTATACTATTTGATTTAACTTAAAATTATACACAATCAAATTATAACTATATTGTTATTAATTAacgtatttatttatttatattagaattttaataaaatcaCATTAAATATAAATAGAAAAATTTAAGCTAGTATACTTAATAAACAAACAGTAATATTACCATAAACATAAACATGGGAATATTAAAATATTGAAACTATAACTATAGTATTGGTATTCAAATATACATATGAGTTCTCATCATATATCTACAAGTATACAACTATTTTGTTCTGCTCACAGAGAGAGCGATGAATTTGCAGCTAAGCATTAGCAAACTGCAACAAGGCATAATAACATTTAAAACTGAACTTAAAGTAAATTTTGCATACTCAACAAACTGCAACAAGGCATAATAACATTTAAAACTGAACTTACGATACCCCTGTCAGATGAGTATTTATCTTACCAAACGAATTGCTTCATCAATGACATTTTTGTAGCCCCTTTTGAACCGATGATGCTTGCCTCCTGTGAAATATTAAGACATATAAACACTTCAAGGTGACAGAAATTCCAATCTGCTTAAATTTCCTCTTACCCAGCTTCTTCTCAATAAATGTAGTTAATCCATCTGATGTCACACTGTCGGTGACAATAGTTGTTCCTGGATGCTGGAGAAGGAAATCAATGGAGTATTATAGTTCAAGATCAGGTCTGAAAAAGAAAACTGAATGACAACTGTGACTAATAACACTTACTTCCTCTAAAACAATAGCAGACATTAAAGCAATCAGGCGATTCCGATTTAACTCACAACCAGCAAAATCCACAGCAGCAGATCTGGGAAGAACTTGTATCAATAAAAACCCAAGCAAAATTTACGAAAATTATATTCATGTATATCACCTGTCAACGTCTGTGTCAAAAATGATCCCCAAATCAGCTTTGTTAGTAAGGACCGCTTCGGTGATAGATTTCATTGCTGCCTTATCCTCAGGATTAGGAATGTGATTGGGAAATAAACCTAAATAGAGATAGTTTAACCTAAAAATAAGTAAGGATATCGAATTTTTAATTGTGACATCTAGGGTTTAAAACTGTACCATCAGGCTCCAAGAACTGACTGCCAGATGTAATAGCCCCAAGAGGCTCAAGGACCTTTCCCTGGTAATCATTAAGAACTCAGTTACCATCTTATACTGGTATGGGTAAGTAAACATATCATGTCATAAAAAACATTTTTTGAATGAATACAAAACTGGACCGATTGGTGCATAGACCACTCTCTATGTTCCGCAAAATGATTACCATTTAAAACTATTCTGCAATCCATATTGAGGTCCAATTATCATAGGTAGTAATATAAAATGACACCATTGCCTCAAATTGGACATCAAAATTCACTATTAGGCCATCAATTACATACAAAGAAACTCACATTCGTAAACTTTAAATTCTGAGGGATAGAGAAATGAagtttttttttgctaaatagaAATGAAGATTTTATAAGTGTAACAAATGGATAGTTTTTTGTGGAATAGAGGGAGTCTATCTATAAAGAAGAGAAAAAGACTGGTACATAAGGTTGAAGTTACAAAAAGTTTCAAAATAAATGGATGATGGTTCCGATTAATTAAATAATGCTTGTACAGATTTCAAAATTGACAAGAGTTGTTAAAGTAATTAAGGGCTAATGATCAGCAAGGGGGTCTTTATAGTTTAAACAGAATAAAAAATGGCTTGGAATATTATTTATTTGACCACATCTCAACTCAACAGAGGGAAAAAACAAGTTATTGTATAAGTAATGTTAC is a window of Apium graveolens cultivar Ventura chromosome 11, ASM990537v1, whole genome shotgun sequence DNA encoding:
- the LOC141697511 gene encoding uncharacterized protein LOC141697511 isoform X2 → MAVASSATAIPSLERVDFLKLQNGSDIRGVAVAGVEGEPVNLTEPVTEAIAAAFSAWLLNKKKSNGSRRLRVSIGHDSRVSAQKLQDAASRGIAGAGLDVVQYGLASTPAMFNSTLTEKDDLLCPVDGSIMITASHLPYNRNGFKFFTNAGGLGKPDIKDILERAADIYQCFTTESLMDSERKASSSIERVDYMSVYSSDLVAAVRKASGNTEKPLEGFHIIVDAGNGAGGFFAGKVLEPLGAITSGSQFLEPDGLFPNHIPNPEDKAAMKSITEAVLTNKADLGIIFDTDVDRSAAVDFAGCELNRNRLIALMSAIVLEEHPGTTIVTDSVTSDGLTTFIEKKLGGKHHRFKRGYKNVIDEAIRLNSVGEESHLAIETSGHGALKENHWLDDGAYLMVKLLNKLASARASGLGGGSQVLTDLLDGLEEPAVAVELRIKIDQKHADLKGRSFREYGEAVLKHLENISDSDPKLQKAPVNYEGVRVSGYGGWFLLRLSLHDPVLPLNIEASTKDDALKLGLSVLSAANEFPALDASSLSNFVKV
- the LOC141697511 gene encoding uncharacterized protein LOC141697511 isoform X1 codes for the protein MAAISGKISQSVIVAQCCKQNRQVSPQCQRDRFALVTHKLLSFQGVKLSWDGTSTMQSHRFSKLNRGIVYCNVASSATAIPSLERVDFLKLQNGSDIRGVAVAGVEGEPVNLTEPVTEAIAAAFSAWLLNKKKSNGSRRLRVSIGHDSRVSAQKLQDAASRGIAGAGLDVVQYGLASTPAMFNSTLTEKDDLLCPVDGSIMITASHLPYNRNGFKFFTNAGGLGKPDIKDILERAADIYQCFTTESLMDSERKASSSIERVDYMSVYSSDLVAAVRKASGNTEKPLEGFHIIVDAGNGAGGFFAGKVLEPLGAITSGSQFLEPDGLFPNHIPNPEDKAAMKSITEAVLTNKADLGIIFDTDVDRSAAVDFAGCELNRNRLIALMSAIVLEEHPGTTIVTDSVTSDGLTTFIEKKLGGKHHRFKRGYKNVIDEAIRLNSVGEESHLAIETSGHGALKENHWLDDGAYLMVKLLNKLASARASGLGGGSQVLTDLLDGLEEPAVAVELRIKIDQKHADLKGRSFREYGEAVLKHLENISDSDPKLQKAPVNYEGVRVSGYGGWFLLRLSLHDPVLPLNIEASTKDDALKLGLSVLSAANEFPALDASSLSNFVKV